A window of the Trichoderma asperellum chromosome 4, complete sequence genome harbors these coding sequences:
- a CDS encoding uncharacterized protein (TransMembrane:11 (i28-50o70-89i101-121o147-166i178-201o221-251i272-293o299-322i329-351o357-375i555-574o)): MIPMERYHTNDLKSGGKSLRSFLESSKFCQVMLQLVGVLGVSMVMADGVLTPAQSVLGAIQGLEVVKPDLSVSAIVGITCAILVLLFLIQPFGTTKIGTSFAPIVTIWLLLNMVAGIYNLAKHDYTVLKAFSPSYAFTYLVRNGQDGWASLGGLLLAFTGVEALFADLGAFSKRAVQISWLGLTYPCLLLAYIGQAAYISTDETQTAYTNPFFNTLPPGTFYFGLVMAILAAIVASQAMITSTFQLLTQIMRLSYFPHIKVIHTSRQFSEQVYIPLANWLLMIGTVIVTAVYSNTTSLGNAYGVCVMAVTFITTCMVALVAILVWRLPFYIVIPFWLIFAALDGAYLSSVLQKVPRGAWFTIVLAALLCSIFTIWRFGKEAQWKAESLDQLPLAALVKSDPATSESSLVLNETFGGVPVSTVPGVGIFFDKAGDPMHLPACFTHFVIKFAARPSIIIFFHMRPLTVPSVPLEERYVITHTYGLVNCYNVTLRHGYMDDVLRPGLARELVGQIELTVSRGRRPDVAELEALRAAYGSQIVYILGKEAMKVKTGVSMTSRVAGFFRGFVLWIFLWMRENSRTKLADLNIDADKLIEVGFLKEI, encoded by the exons ATGATACCCATGGAGAGATATCACACCAACGATCTCAAGTCTGGTGGTAAGAGCCTCCGTAGCTTTCTCGAGAGCTCCAAGTTCTGCCAGGTTATGCTACAACTTGTCGGTGTGCTGGGAGTATCCATGGTCATGGCCGACGGTGTCCTGACGCCTGCACAATCTGTCCTCGGCGCCATTCAGGGTCTTGAGGTTGTCAAACCCGACTTGTCCGTGTCAGCCATTGTCGGCATCACTTGTGCCATCTTGGTTCTACTCTTCCTTATCCAGCCATTTGGGACCACCAAGATCGGAACCAGCTTCGCGCCCATCGTGACCATTTGGCTCCTCCTCAACATGGTTGCTGGCATCTACAATCTTGCCAAACATGACTACACAGTTCTCAAGGCCTTCAGTCCCTCTTACGCCTTTACTTATCTTGTCCGCAATGGACAGGACGGATGGGCCTCTCTGGGTGGCTTGCTCCTTGCCTTTACCGGTGTGGAGGCACTCTTTGCCGACTTGGGCGCTTTCAGCAAGCGTGCCGTGCAAATCTCGTGGCTGGGACTGACCTACCCGTGCTTGCTCCTCGCGTACATTGGCCAGGCCGCGTACATCTCAACCGACGAGACACAAACCGCTTATACGAACCCTTTCTTCAACACTCTGCCACCTGGAACCTTCTACTTTGGTTTGGTCATGGCTATTTTGGCGGCGATTGTCGCCTCGCAGGCCATGATCACATCGACTTTTCAGCTGCTGACGCAGATTATGCGGCTTTCATATTTTCCGCATATCAAGGTCATTCATACAAGCAGACAGTTCTCCGAGCAGGTATATATACCACTGGCGAATTGGCTTCTTATGATTGGCACTGTCATTGTCACTGCCGTGTACAGCAAC ACCACATCCCTAGGTAACGCTTATGGTGTCTGTGTTATGGCTGTTACATTCA TCACAACATGTATGGTCGCTCTCGTTGCGATCCTCGTCTGGAGACTGCCTTTCTATATTGTTATACCGTTCTGGTTGATCTTTGCTGCACTCGACGGCGCATACCTCTCATCCGTCCTGCAAAAGGTCCCGCGAGGCGCCTGGTTTACCATTGTACTGGCTGCCCTTCTTTGCTCCATCTTCACTATCTGGCGGTTCGGGAAGGAGGCTCAATGGAAGGCCGAGTCACTGGATCAGCTCCCGCTTGCAGCTCTTGTCAAGTCAGATCCGGCCACCTCAGAGTCATCTCTCGTCTTGAATGAGACGTTTGGTGGCGTGCCCGTCTCAACCGTGCCTGGCGtgggcatcttcttcgacaAGGCGGGCGACCCCATGCACCTGCCCGCATGCTTTACGCACTTTGTCATCAAGTTCGCTGCCCGGCCAtcaatcatcatcttcttccacatGCGGCCTCTCACTGTGCCTTCGGTGCCCCTGGAAGAACGGTACGTTATAACACACACCTACGGCCTCGTCAACTGTTACAACGTCACTCTCCGGCACGGGTACATGGATGACGTACTGCGCCCAGGTTTAGCGCGCGAATTGGTAGGACAAATTGAGCTGACGGTCTCCCGCGGTCGTCGCCCCGATGTGGCAGAGCTTGAGGCGCTGCGGGCCGCGTATGGATCCCAGATAGTGTACATCCTCGGAAAGGAGGC
- a CDS encoding uncharacterized protein (EggNog:ENOG41~TransMembrane:1 (o418-438i)) — protein MSGDEIYGTSGFVHNNVTFNIPSQPYDQRFTYTDEYDVQPLEFIAVTGTEADEHNKSVSRRIRSQAMRNYVWRQNHPTTTDEMAAAAAIPLKVKSQQKYEGKFRIGSRPRKTKKSTKAKLAALESTTTSESEADQEAVRKALLRYSKWSIRQSLMPDKNLLMRKGANADPFNSFSFPLGPESEKFIFYYQKHYAVNCIALNLSSDCWYFVREELALFHAVLYLVSLDYNMKYGLIDSPGSLYHGREAFRLINEAIKNNTIRDTLIAAVSLIITRENLAGKFDLAKIHMEGLQRMVHQRGGIQNVESMHRHVVTWADLCYSNIWDCKPSFPLLPLKLIGSEAELPTGMKSMTLSPARTFGSGSLINSIFRSLRRLSIAFCPEYDARLDGTSMSNQIYSVEYDLLTLQNINLEALTPSEYLSSSSVLMNISAYIYLYLILRELPVRSKIFLTLFQRLRDSLEMQDGEWWNLTSERQRWLLWVVFMGYGAASEWDEKWWFVEKMEPLGAALTLWTKEELRSAFKGVIWHDTCDAFLEKLWKDMSHRERVELDGE, from the exons ATGAGTGGAGATGAAATATACGGGACTTCCGGATTCGTCCACAACAATG TAACATTCAATATTCCCTCTCAGCCCTACGATCAAAGGTTTACGTACACTGATGAGTACGATGTACAACCGCTTGAATTCATCGCCGTCACCGGGACAGAAGCAGATGAGCACAACAAAAGTGTGTCGAGACGCATTCGCAGTCAAGCTATGCGCAACTACGTTTGGAGACAAAATCAcccaacaacaacagatgAGATGGCTGCGGCAGCTGCGATCCCACTCAAAGTAAAGTCGCAACAAAAGTATGAAGGAAAGTTTAGAATTGGTTCACGCCCACGCAAAACGAAGAAGTCTACAAAAGCAAAGCTCGCTGCTTTGGAATCAACGACAACTTCAGAATCCGAAGCAGATCAAGAGGCTGTTAGAAAGGCTCTTTTACGTTACTCAAAGTGGTCTATTCGACAGAGCCTCATGCCAGATAAGAATCTGTTAATGAGAAAAGGCGCAAACGCAGATCCTTTTAATTCATTCTCTTTTCCGCTGGGGCCTGAAAGCGAAAAGTTCATATTCTATT ATCAAAAGCATTACGCTGTTAATTGTATTGCCCTCAATCTATCATCAGATTGCTGGTATTTTGTCAGAGAGGAGCTTGCTTTGTTTCATGCTGTTTTGTATCTCGTCTCTCTGGATTACAATATGAAATATGGCCTAATTGATTCTCCTGGGAGTCTCTACCATGGAAGAGAAGCATTTCGGTTAATAAACGAGGCTATCAAGAATAATACGATAAGAGATACTCTAATTGCGGCCGTTTCATTAATCATTACGAGAGAG AATCTCGCTGGCAAATTCGACCTAGCCAAAATCCATATGGAAGGTCTCCAACGAATGGTTCATCAGCGAGGAGGTATACAAAATGTCGAAAGCATGCATAGACATGTAGTAACATG GGCCGACTTATGCTACTCTAATATTTGGGACTGCAAACCATCCTTTCCTCTCCTACCTCTGAAACTTATAGGTTCCGAGGCCGAGCTGCCGACAGGCATGAAAAGTATGACGCTCTCTCCAGCGCGTACGTTCGGTTCTGGTTCTCTCATAAACTCAATCTTCCGATCTCTCAGACGCTTGTCCATCGCATTCTGTCCAGAGTATGATGCTCGACTCGATGGAACATCAATGAGCAACCAAATCTATAGCGTCGAATATGACCTTCTCACCCTCCAAAACATAAACCTTGAAGCTCTGACCCCCAGTGAATATCTTTCATCCAGCTCTGTCTTGATGAATATCTcagcatatatatatctttatctCATATTGAGAGAACTTCCAGTTAGATCAAAGATATTCCTCACCCTCTTTCAGCGATTACGAGACTCCTTGGAGATGCAGGATGGAGAGTGGTGGAATTTAACTTCCGAGAGACAACGCTGGTTGCTATGGGTGGTTTTTATGGGTTATGGAGCTGCCTCGGAATGGGATGAGAAATGGTGGTTTGTGGAAAAGATGGAGCCACTGGGGGCGGCATTGACGTTGTGGACAAAGGAAGAACTCCGATCTGCGTTCAAGGGAGTTATATGGCACGACACGTGTGATGCTTTTTTGGAAAAGTTGTGGAAGGACATGTCACATCGTGAAAGAGTCGAGCTAGATGGCGAATGA
- a CDS encoding uncharacterized protein (EggNog:ENOG41~antiSMASH:Cluster_4.3) yields the protein MAPSVLVIGAGGAFGRPLIEEFIKQKSLFSRVGILSDPAKVSKFSDFKAQGIEVISGSFLDPKPYEGFEVVVSVVGNSIMRLQPAMVEAAITAGVRHFYPSEFGSDVGQESLRTFRYLRDKRVTRDHLAAKAKEHPDFYYTLMLTGIFTEWTADPFYNVDVVAHTATPYGYPDKPLHVTSIPDIARYTVESILLPLTPDVQKREIRVVGEKTTFQKFIDDLGEVQEVKYKLTYLDPTEAAAKQREAWIRGDEAAELTWSVKPMAASGVALVPGQLDNDKFSFRPESVKDTMKRLYGQ from the exons ATGGCTCCTTCGGTCCTCGTAATTGGTGCAGGCGGCGCATTCGGAAGACCTCTTATCGAGGAATTCATCAAGCAGAAATCTCTTTTCTCCAGGGTTGGCATCCTTTCAGATCCTGCCAAAGTCTCCAAATTTTCCGACTTCAAAGCTCAAGGCATAGAAGTCATTTCAGGATCTTTCTTAGACCCCAAGCCGTATGAAG GCTTTGAAGTTGTGGTGTCTGTAGTTGGCAATTCCATCATGAGGTTGCAGCCTGCCATGGTCGAAGCTGCCATTACAGCTGGGGTCCGTCACTTTTATCCATCCGAGTTTGGATCAGACGTCGGCCAGGAAAGCCTACGCACTTTCCGCTATCTTCGTGACAAGCGTGTCACCCGTGACCACCTCGCCGCCAAGGCAAAGGAGCACCCAGACTTCTATTATACTCTAATGTTGACTGGAATCTTCACTGAATGGACTGCTGATCCGTTTTACAATGTCGATGTCGTGGCTCATACTGCAACTCCATATGGATATCCGGATAAGCCACTTCATGTAACATCGATTCCTGA cATTGCGCGATATACCGTTGAGTCAATTTTGTTGCCTCTGACTCCCGATGTTCAGAAGCGGGAAATCCGAGTAGTTGGAGAAAAGACTACCTTCCAGAAATTTATCGACGATTTGGGTGAGGTACAGGAAGTTAAGTATAAGTTGACATACCTGGATCCTACAGAGGCCGCCGCAAAGCAGAGAGAAGCTTGGATTCGTGGtgatgaagctgctgagCTGACGTGGTCCGTCAAACCAATGGCGGCCAGTGGAGTTGCACTTGTTCCTGGGCAGCTGGATAACGATAAATTTTCCTTCCGCCCAGAGTCTGTGAAAGATACAATGAAGAGACTTTATGGGCAATAA
- a CDS encoding uncharacterized protein (TransMembrane:13 (i69-87o107-128i192-214o234-253i265-285o311-330i342-365o385-415i436-457o463-486i493-515o521-539i719-738o)), with the protein MGDLDIEQDVSISRVNAVHRSDAKQAKLSTSETEPSEKMADPDLEEQEKARRIAEEDLQGHHKQTYSGFLLLWLSFQATGIIYGDIGTSPLYVFSSTFSSQPSWDDLVGALSIIIWSLTVIVTVKYCFIVLSADDDGQGGTFALYSLLARYTNIARNHDPREAAMIPMERYHTNDLKSGGKSLRSFLESSKFCQVMLQLVGVLGVSMVMADGVLTPAQSVLGAIQGLEVVKPDLSVSAIVGITCAILVLLFLIQPFGTTKIGTSFAPIVTIWLLLNMVAGIYNLAKHDYTVLKAFSPSYAFTYLVRNGQDGWASLGGLLLAFTGVEALFADLGAFSKRAVQISWLGLTYPCLLLAYIGQAAYISTDETQTAYTNPFFNTLPPGTFYFGLVMAILAAIVASQAMITSTFQLLTQIMRLSYFPHIKVIHTSRQFSEQVYIPLANWLLMIGTVIVTAVYSNTTSLGNAYGVCVMAVTFITTCMVALVAILVWRLPFYIVIPFWLIFAALDGAYLSSVLQKVPRGAWFTIVLAALLCSIFTIWRFGKEAQWKAESLDQLPLAALVKSDPATSESSLVLNETFGGVPVSTVPGVGIFFDKAGDPMHLPACFTHFVIKFAARPSIIIFFHMRPLTVPSVPLEERYVITHTYGLVNCYNVTLRHGYMDDVLRPGLARELVGQIELTVSRGRRPDVAELEALRAAYGSQIVYILGKEAMKVKTGVSMTSRVAGFFRGFVLWIFLWMRENSRTKLADLNIDADKLIEVGFLKEI; encoded by the exons ATGGGCGATTTAGATATTGAACAGGACGTCTCGATTTCGAGGGTCAATGCTGTCCATCGCAGCGATGCTAAACAGGCTAAACTGTCGACCTCGGAGACAGAACCCTCTGAGAAGATGGCGGATCCGGATctagaagaacaagaaaaggcGAGAAGAATCGCCGAAGAGGACCTGCAGGGTCATCATAAGCAA ACTTACAGCGggttcctcctcctctggcTTAGCTTTCAAGCTACTGGAATCATCTACGGTGATATTGGAACGTCCCCTCTTTATGTCTTCTCGTCGACTTTTTCCAGCCAGCCCTCGTGGGATGATCTAGTCGGGGCCTTGTCTATCATCATCTGGTCCCTGACTGTGATCGTCACGGTCAAGTATTGCTTCATCGTCTTAagcgccgacgacgacggccaaGGAGGTACCTTTGCATTATACAGTCTCCTGGCGAGGTACACTAACATCGCGCGAAACCATGATCCCAGAGAGGCCGCCATGATACCCATGGAGAGATATCACACCAACGATCTCAAGTCTGGTGGTAAGAGCCTCCGTAGCTTTCTCGAGAGCTCCAAGTTCTGCCAGGTTATGCTACAACTTGTCGGTGTGCTGGGAGTATCCATGGTCATGGCCGACGGTGTCCTGACGCCTGCACAATCTGTCCTCGGCGCCATTCAGGGTCTTGAGGTTGTCAAACCCGACTTGTCCGTGTCAGCCATTGTCGGCATCACTTGTGCCATCTTGGTTCTACTCTTCCTTATCCAGCCATTTGGGACCACCAAGATCGGAACCAGCTTCGCGCCCATCGTGACCATTTGGCTCCTCCTCAACATGGTTGCTGGCATCTACAATCTTGCCAAACATGACTACACAGTTCTCAAGGCCTTCAGTCCCTCTTACGCCTTTACTTATCTTGTCCGCAATGGACAGGACGGATGGGCCTCTCTGGGTGGCTTGCTCCTTGCCTTTACCGGTGTGGAGGCACTCTTTGCCGACTTGGGCGCTTTCAGCAAGCGTGCCGTGCAAATCTCGTGGCTGGGACTGACCTACCCGTGCTTGCTCCTCGCGTACATTGGCCAGGCCGCGTACATCTCAACCGACGAGACACAAACCGCTTATACGAACCCTTTCTTCAACACTCTGCCACCTGGAACCTTCTACTTTGGTTTGGTCATGGCTATTTTGGCGGCGATTGTCGCCTCGCAGGCCATGATCACATCGACTTTTCAGCTGCTGACGCAGATTATGCGGCTTTCATATTTTCCGCATATCAAGGTCATTCATACAAGCAGACAGTTCTCCGAGCAGGTATATATACCACTGGCGAATTGGCTTCTTATGATTGGCACTGTCATTGTCACTGCCGTGTACAGCAAC ACCACATCCCTAGGTAACGCTTATGGTGTCTGTGTTATGGCTGTTACATTCA TCACAACATGTATGGTCGCTCTCGTTGCGATCCTCGTCTGGAGACTGCCTTTCTATATTGTTATACCGTTCTGGTTGATCTTTGCTGCACTCGACGGCGCATACCTCTCATCCGTCCTGCAAAAGGTCCCGCGAGGCGCCTGGTTTACCATTGTACTGGCTGCCCTTCTTTGCTCCATCTTCACTATCTGGCGGTTCGGGAAGGAGGCTCAATGGAAGGCCGAGTCACTGGATCAGCTCCCGCTTGCAGCTCTTGTCAAGTCAGATCCGGCCACCTCAGAGTCATCTCTCGTCTTGAATGAGACGTTTGGTGGCGTGCCCGTCTCAACCGTGCCTGGCGtgggcatcttcttcgacaAGGCGGGCGACCCCATGCACCTGCCCGCATGCTTTACGCACTTTGTCATCAAGTTCGCTGCCCGGCCAtcaatcatcatcttcttccacatGCGGCCTCTCACTGTGCCTTCGGTGCCCCTGGAAGAACGGTACGTTATAACACACACCTACGGCCTCGTCAACTGTTACAACGTCACTCTCCGGCACGGGTACATGGATGACGTACTGCGCCCAGGTTTAGCGCGCGAATTGGTAGGACAAATTGAGCTGACGGTCTCCCGCGGTCGTCGCCCCGATGTGGCAGAGCTTGAGGCGCTGCGGGCCGCGTATGGATCCCAGATAGTGTACATCCTCGGAAAGGAGGC